Proteins found in one Phoenicibacter congonensis genomic segment:
- a CDS encoding ADP-ribosylglycohydrolase family protein, translating into MGKINNKNNNDTSAIEKIIFDIVSGSAIGDALAAATDGLSESAIVQAYGHDVTDFEIPSDKCFSAGRRIGQVTDAFSIPYFLMSSIIENDELSKEVALQSLSEWADTDYSKFAGMTTRPVIEQIKDKNNTDPWAFAGKLGSKIYKGHYYALSSNGSIKAWVAGLGELENMSVSQIVADAVEIALSSHDDNLSISAVVSVALSMSAALRNNSIEQCFDSAIDGALIGEKRAELLNDIWDYPGPSMHKRLCLARKTVYSCRESLKRDRLIARKELRDIIGCGPEVTETVPLALGLLLAHKDDPMAALVDAVNVGDETCACASLVGAYIGALYGDSIWKDNWVNLVEQENGFAFSRLARDYAAFLIAR; encoded by the coding sequence ATGGGAAAAATAAATAACAAAAACAACAATGACACTTCTGCCATTGAAAAAATAATTTTTGATATTGTCTCTGGCTCTGCTATTGGCGACGCCTTAGCCGCAGCCACTGACGGGCTTTCAGAAAGCGCAATTGTTCAAGCATATGGACATGACGTTACAGATTTTGAAATTCCGTCTGACAAGTGTTTTTCAGCAGGAAGAAGAATTGGTCAGGTAACAGATGCTTTTTCCATTCCTTACTTTTTGATGAGTTCAATAATCGAAAACGATGAATTGTCAAAAGAGGTTGCCCTGCAATCTCTTTCAGAATGGGCTGACACCGATTATTCCAAATTTGCTGGCATGACAACTCGCCCAGTAATTGAGCAGATAAAAGATAAAAACAACACTGATCCATGGGCATTTGCTGGAAAACTGGGCTCAAAAATCTACAAAGGCCACTATTATGCATTGTCTTCAAACGGATCTATAAAAGCTTGGGTCGCCGGCCTTGGTGAGCTTGAGAACATGAGCGTTAGTCAGATTGTTGCCGACGCTGTTGAAATTGCACTTTCTTCACACGATGATAATTTAAGCATTTCGGCTGTGGTTTCTGTTGCTTTGTCAATGAGCGCCGCTTTGAGAAATAATAGCATTGAGCAATGTTTCGACAGTGCTATTGATGGCGCTTTAATTGGAGAAAAGCGCGCAGAATTACTCAACGACATCTGGGATTACCCTGGTCCATCAATGCACAAACGCTTGTGTCTTGCAAGAAAAACAGTTTATTCTTGTCGCGAATCGCTAAAAAGAGACAGATTAATAGCAAGAAAAGAGTTGCGAGACATCATTGGTTGTGGACCAGAAGTTACAGAAACTGTTCCTTTAGCGCTTGGGCTTTTGCTTGCACATAAAGATGACCCAATGGCTGCTTTGGTGGACGCAGTGAACGTAGGTGACGAAACGTGTGCTTGCGCTTCATTGGTTGGAGCCTACATCGGTGCACTTTATGGCGATAGCATTTGGAAAGACAATTGGGTAAATTTGGTAGAGCAGGAAAACGGCTTTGCATTCTCAAGATTAGCTAGAGATTATGCAGCTTTTTTGATTGCTAGGTAG
- a CDS encoding ATP-binding cassette domain-containing protein, with protein MPKEILCIGQKEAYMNSDSKKPSNPTVDLVGIHKSFNHVRALVDANLQAFPGEVLAIVGDNGAGKSTLIKILSGVLKPDSGLIKVNGKEYDSLTVTESLNAGISTVYQDLSLGNSLDVASNIFIGTELTKFGFLDSKKMHEQSKKLLKELEVDIPDTHAIVGDLSGGQRQGVAVARLVHHGGNILIFDEPTAAMGVVESDHTLKFIKSLAKKGMTVVLICHNLSQVFEFADRLAVMRHGSVLVEKSIYDISMKNVLEILTTADGAKRIEQEL; from the coding sequence TTGCCCAAAGAGATTCTGTGTATTGGGCAGAAAGAAGCATATATGAATTCCGATTCGAAGAAACCGTCTAATCCGACGGTCGACTTGGTGGGCATTCACAAGTCTTTTAATCACGTTAGAGCTCTTGTAGACGCAAATTTGCAAGCGTTCCCTGGAGAGGTGCTTGCGATTGTTGGGGATAACGGTGCGGGGAAGTCTACACTCATAAAGATTCTATCGGGAGTTTTAAAGCCCGATTCTGGTTTGATAAAAGTCAATGGCAAGGAATATGATTCACTCACGGTAACCGAGTCATTGAATGCGGGAATTTCGACTGTTTATCAAGATTTATCTCTTGGAAACTCACTGGATGTTGCCTCAAACATTTTTATTGGAACTGAACTCACTAAATTCGGGTTTCTTGATTCAAAAAAAATGCACGAACAATCCAAAAAGCTTCTTAAAGAACTCGAAGTTGACATTCCTGACACTCATGCAATTGTTGGAGATTTGAGCGGCGGTCAACGCCAAGGGGTGGCTGTTGCACGTTTGGTCCATCACGGTGGAAACATACTTATTTTTGATGAACCAACAGCTGCAATGGGTGTTGTTGAGTCTGACCACACATTGAAATTCATAAAGTCTCTTGCGAAAAAAGGAATGACTGTTGTTCTGATTTGCCACAATTTGTCACAGGTTTTTGAATTTGCTGACAGACTTGCTGTTATGAGACACGGAAGCGTTCTTGTTGAGAAAAGTATTTATGACATCTCAATGAAGAATGTGCTTGAGATCTTAACAACTGCAGATGGCGCTAAAAGAATTGAGCAGGAGCTATAA
- a CDS encoding twin-arginine translocase TatA/TatE family subunit: MFGIGFTEFLIILIFGFLIFGPDKLPKIAKTIGHAIGKFRAIQKQTAETVSWKDFLDPENEDPFKSSLEAAEKMKDVVVSNAKDIKDDVKDVASETSSSLKERKDELSDKKAAYEALRAARDKQKAELADENSNASKRARYDEKRKVREALKTSEKKEAAESVVSRQADSSHPEKVEPSSKAGEGDE; encoded by the coding sequence TTGTTTGGAATTGGCTTTACAGAGTTTTTAATAATCTTAATTTTTGGTTTTCTTATCTTTGGACCTGACAAATTGCCAAAGATAGCTAAAACTATTGGCCATGCCATTGGCAAATTCCGTGCTATTCAAAAACAAACTGCTGAAACTGTGTCGTGGAAAGATTTCCTGGACCCTGAAAATGAAGACCCATTCAAGAGCTCTTTAGAAGCTGCCGAAAAAATGAAAGACGTTGTCGTTAGCAACGCAAAAGACATCAAAGACGATGTCAAGGATGTGGCTTCTGAAACTTCTTCTTCTTTAAAGGAACGCAAAGACGAGCTCAGCGACAAAAAGGCAGCATATGAAGCATTGAGGGCGGCTCGCGACAAGCAAAAAGCTGAACTAGCCGACGAAAATTCTAACGCTTCAAAGCGTGCTAGATATGATGAAAAAAGAAAAGTGCGCGAAGCCCTCAAAACGTCTGAGAAAAAAGAAGCAGCTGAGTCTGTAGTGTCTAGACAGGCTGATTCTTCTCATCCAGAAAAAGTCGAGCCCTCATCTAAAGCTGGGGAAGGGGATGAATAA
- the hypA gene encoding hydrogenase maturation nickel metallochaperone HypA, with amino-acid sequence MHELSIVTNVLDTAVSHAKQQHASRLLGVNLRIGEYKEVVDDALQFSFRILADDNEFTNGAKLNVEYVKPSSICPDCGHEWEHDMFHRKCPECGCDWTILVHGSELEISSIEIEEE; translated from the coding sequence ATGCACGAACTTTCTATTGTTACAAACGTTTTAGACACTGCAGTTAGCCACGCTAAACAACAGCATGCCTCAAGGCTTCTTGGCGTTAATTTGCGAATTGGCGAATATAAAGAAGTCGTTGATGATGCACTACAGTTCTCTTTTAGAATTCTTGCCGACGATAATGAATTCACCAATGGTGCAAAGCTGAATGTTGAATATGTGAAGCCTTCTTCGATTTGTCCTGATTGTGGGCATGAATGGGAGCATGACATGTTTCATCGCAAGTGTCCAGAATGCGGATGCGATTGGACAATTCTGGTTCACGGAAGCGAATTGGAAATCTCTTCTATTGAGATTGAAGAAGAATAA
- a CDS encoding flavoprotein, with protein MSERREILLGVCGSASAHSACEIVTLLKNKGFSVKVASTPAALKFINVASLRCRSGKDVLIDIFDDSTSPTPHVYYPARACAYLIAPATANTIAKLACGMADDAVCACALAADCKKIIAPAMNTHMYLNEATQHNLETLKNRGYEIIEPVVARLACGVTGIGHLAPVDEIVRRVLEII; from the coding sequence ATGAGTGAAAGAAGAGAAATTTTGCTGGGAGTTTGTGGCTCGGCGTCAGCCCACAGCGCTTGTGAGATTGTCACGCTCCTTAAAAACAAAGGTTTCAGCGTAAAAGTAGCGTCCACCCCAGCAGCACTAAAGTTTATTAATGTTGCAAGTTTGAGATGCAGGTCAGGAAAAGACGTGCTCATAGACATTTTTGATGACAGCACAAGTCCCACGCCACACGTCTATTATCCCGCGCGAGCTTGCGCATATTTGATTGCACCTGCTACTGCAAACACAATTGCCAAGCTCGCTTGTGGTATGGCCGATGATGCAGTTTGCGCATGTGCACTTGCTGCTGATTGCAAAAAAATTATTGCACCGGCGATGAATACTCACATGTATTTAAACGAAGCCACACAACACAATCTTGAAACTTTGAAAAACCGAGGGTATGAAATCATTGAGCCAGTTGTAGCTAGACTTGCGTGTGGAGTCACAGGAATTGGTCATCTGGCGCCAGTCGATGAAATAGTCAGAAGAGTATTAGAAATTATTTAA
- a CDS encoding carbohydrate kinase family protein: MKMLTSGSIAIDVLFQASGLPAPDGFALIYNETRKPGGSSANVTVSACGYGVCGYQVGIVGDDQMGKDFIQSLHDDGVNADYMQVKPGGVTMHTFVITTDNGEHTIFANFGTCKEGFKISQIPADILNDKDVYFTDMFSSFISLPLAIKAHEIGKKVVLNIQSTLDFLELCKTTREEMEEALSIADVIIGGNAHLRSILKEDEHVVTEDVVRHIYEKYQPSDGVICTLGSKGAMWACDEGVLRAPAYKLDNVVDTTGAGDAFLGGLIYSFYSANMSKQDCLAFGNGSAAICCAKLGARSAPSVDDVLKFQESH, translated from the coding sequence ATGAAAATGCTCACATCAGGTTCGATTGCGATTGATGTTTTATTCCAGGCCTCAGGATTGCCTGCGCCCGATGGATTTGCGTTGATATATAACGAAACTCGTAAGCCAGGTGGAAGCTCCGCTAATGTCACTGTTTCTGCATGTGGCTATGGCGTTTGTGGCTATCAAGTTGGCATTGTGGGAGACGATCAAATGGGTAAAGACTTTATTCAGTCTTTGCATGATGACGGTGTAAATGCCGACTATATGCAGGTAAAGCCCGGTGGTGTTACAATGCACACATTTGTTATTACGACTGATAACGGCGAACACACGATTTTTGCAAATTTTGGCACGTGCAAAGAGGGTTTTAAAATTTCGCAAATTCCAGCAGACATTCTTAATGATAAAGATGTTTATTTCACCGACATGTTCTCAAGCTTTATTTCGCTTCCTTTGGCCATCAAAGCGCATGAAATTGGCAAAAAAGTTGTGCTTAACATACAGTCGACGCTTGATTTTTTGGAGCTTTGTAAAACTACCAGGGAAGAGATGGAAGAGGCTCTCTCAATTGCCGATGTAATCATAGGCGGTAATGCACATTTGCGATCCATCTTAAAAGAGGATGAACATGTTGTAACAGAAGATGTCGTAAGGCACATATATGAGAAATACCAGCCAAGCGATGGAGTGATTTGCACGCTCGGCTCGAAAGGTGCAATGTGGGCTTGCGATGAGGGAGTTTTGCGTGCTCCTGCCTATAAATTAGATAATGTCGTCGACACTACTGGTGCGGGCGATGCCTTCCTCGGAGGGCTCATATATTCCTTTTATTCGGCAAACATGTCAAAGCAAGACTGCCTTGCGTTTGGCAATGGATCTGCAGCCATCTGTTGCGCGAAACTAGGTGCCCGTTCTGCCCCATCTGTTGATGATGTTTTGAAATTTCAAGAATCACATTAG
- a CDS encoding ABC transporter permease yields the protein MEMLKNYWASVKRSRQTYNLFLLLVMVAIIVIFSFLSPYFLTGATFKNVLNQSSLYIFLTIGMAFVIAAGEIDLSVGVVIGFVGMVMSEMLAAGIGAPICLVVGIITGALIGLFNGWLVSRFKINSFIVTLCTTTSLRGVILLIMNGKSNYGFGSLFSFIGAGDVGYSGLLNMPILLAIIAAVVSDVVMRKTKFGVYTMFLGANEVALNRSGVKSSRHKIAVFVLSGVLSAIAGIIVMARLDSAQPLAGQGYEMDAIAAVILGGIGLDGGRGTIAGPCIACLILTIIKVGLTLMGVSTHYQEIITGIIILASVLVSNKEIRKRSEV from the coding sequence ATGGAAATGCTTAAAAACTATTGGGCTAGCGTAAAAAGGTCACGTCAAACATATAACCTCTTTTTGCTCCTTGTCATGGTTGCAATCATAGTAATCTTCTCGTTTTTGTCGCCATATTTCTTGACAGGGGCTACCTTTAAAAATGTGCTCAACCAAAGTTCACTCTACATTTTCTTAACCATTGGCATGGCTTTTGTTATTGCGGCTGGCGAGATTGATCTTTCGGTCGGCGTTGTTATTGGTTTTGTTGGCATGGTCATGTCGGAAATGCTTGCAGCAGGCATTGGCGCTCCAATTTGCTTGGTAGTTGGAATTATTACAGGTGCTTTGATTGGTCTGTTTAATGGATGGCTTGTCTCACGTTTCAAAATCAATTCTTTTATAGTCACTTTGTGTACGACAACTTCTTTACGTGGGGTAATTTTGTTAATTATGAACGGCAAGTCTAATTATGGTTTTGGCTCGTTGTTCTCATTTATCGGCGCAGGCGATGTTGGTTATAGCGGACTTTTAAACATGCCAATCTTGCTCGCTATTATTGCGGCTGTTGTCTCTGATGTTGTAATGAGAAAAACTAAATTTGGTGTCTACACAATGTTTCTTGGTGCCAATGAAGTTGCTTTGAACAGGTCTGGAGTAAAATCTTCGCGCCACAAGATTGCTGTTTTTGTTTTATCTGGTGTGCTTTCTGCGATTGCGGGCATTATTGTTATGGCTCGTCTTGATTCAGCGCAACCGCTAGCAGGACAAGGCTACGAAATGGACGCGATCGCTGCGGTAATCTTGGGTGGTATTGGTCTCGATGGAGGTCGAGGAACAATCGCTGGCCCTTGCATTGCATGTCTCATTTTGACAATCATTAAAGTTGGACTTACATTGATGGGAGTTTCAACTCACTATCAAGAAATTATTACAGGCATCATCATTTTAGCCTCAGTGCTTGTGTCAAATAAAGAGATTAGAAAGAGGAGCGAAGTTTAA
- a CDS encoding flavoprotein has product MPRHTSIIPRELAPYLIAPATGNTIAKLACGMADDAVCACAIRLEYTSSVCRKV; this is encoded by the coding sequence GTGCCACGCCACACGTCTATTATCCCGCGCGAGCTTGCGCCTTATTTGATTGCACCTGCTACTGGAAACACAATTGCCAAGCTCGCTTGTGGTATGGCCGATGATGCAGTTTGCGCATGTGCTATTCGTTTGGAATACACCTCGTCCGTTTGCCGGAAAGTTTGA
- the tatC gene encoding twin-arginine translocase subunit TatC, translated as MPIGPAKMSLFDHLSELRARLVRIVVALLVAICFFYIASPTMGQILLWPVRDFLPTSDSGAVMLNALDPFEAFTTRLTITLFFSVIGTSPVTIWQILAFFLPALKPNERKWFMPTFIAACALFIFGVVFCYCVILNAAFGWLTDQSWGLGTIEPRMSTYISIIIKFLLSFGVAFEIPLVVFYLVIFNIVPYKKIRSSWRYIYVTLLVICAMVTPDSSPITMLLMFGALVVLYEASLLLARIVLKKRIEKEQEELDELDEAEMSIAR; from the coding sequence ATGCCTATCGGTCCAGCTAAAATGTCATTATTTGACCACTTAAGCGAGCTTCGTGCGAGGCTTGTGAGAATAGTTGTTGCATTGTTGGTTGCGATTTGTTTTTTCTACATCGCTTCTCCTACGATGGGACAGATTCTACTTTGGCCAGTTAGAGATTTTTTGCCGACAAGCGATTCGGGTGCGGTAATGTTAAACGCCCTTGATCCTTTCGAGGCTTTTACAACGCGTTTGACAATCACACTTTTCTTCTCAGTCATTGGAACATCGCCTGTAACAATTTGGCAAATTCTGGCTTTCTTTTTGCCTGCCTTAAAGCCTAATGAGCGCAAATGGTTTATGCCAACTTTTATTGCTGCATGCGCCTTGTTCATTTTTGGAGTTGTGTTTTGCTATTGTGTTATCTTGAATGCAGCATTCGGCTGGCTGACCGACCAATCGTGGGGACTTGGAACGATTGAGCCAAGGATGTCTACCTACATCTCAATAATCATCAAGTTTCTTCTTTCTTTTGGTGTTGCTTTTGAAATTCCACTCGTGGTTTTCTATCTAGTCATTTTCAACATTGTGCCTTACAAAAAAATACGCAGTTCATGGCGCTACATTTATGTAACTCTTCTTGTGATTTGCGCAATGGTCACACCCGACTCTTCTCCAATAACAATGCTTTTGATGTTTGGCGCTTTAGTCGTCCTTTATGAAGCAAGTTTGCTTTTAGCGAGAATTGTCTTGAAAAAGAGAATCGAAAAGGAGCAAGAAGAGCTTGATGAGCTTGACGAAGCAGAGATGAGCATTGCTAGGTGA
- a CDS encoding ADP-ribosylglycohydrolase family protein: MNEKLYDKILGGLVGGAAGDAMGAATEGRSRKNILELFGHKVTCLEKPPTDTFGAGNEPGGFTDDFSSAYFVARAVIDNGGIVEEECVKKALVEWSTHHEFFDRFAGPTTRLAIRRFAGESIPESNSIKNLNRQATNGSAMRIAPIGLINAGNVDKAITDAVIVAEVTHKNSLALSGACAISAAVSKACEETSDLVDVVNSGLYGAKKGEEIGIDKYGESAGPSVYKRIELAIELAYSNKPLDDVIIDIADTIGTGLHISEAVPSAFGFFIACRGLGLPTIVETINAGYDTDTVGTIAGALAGTYSGVSTFTTEMIDTMENVNGLDIVGLAKDITQTVEKNFEQA; the protein is encoded by the coding sequence ATGAACGAAAAATTGTATGACAAGATTCTTGGGGGTCTTGTTGGGGGTGCAGCAGGAGATGCTATGGGTGCTGCCACCGAAGGCCGGTCTCGAAAAAACATTTTGGAATTATTCGGCCATAAGGTCACTTGTTTAGAAAAACCGCCGACGGACACGTTTGGGGCAGGCAATGAGCCAGGAGGTTTTACTGATGACTTTTCTTCTGCCTATTTCGTTGCGCGTGCTGTCATTGACAACGGGGGAATAGTTGAGGAAGAGTGCGTTAAAAAAGCACTTGTAGAGTGGTCCACGCATCATGAATTCTTCGACAGATTTGCAGGTCCAACAACACGTTTGGCAATTCGCAGGTTTGCTGGTGAGTCAATTCCAGAGAGCAATTCAATCAAGAACCTTAATCGTCAGGCGACAAATGGTTCCGCGATGAGAATTGCTCCAATCGGACTCATTAATGCAGGAAATGTTGACAAAGCGATAACAGATGCTGTTATTGTTGCTGAAGTAACACACAAAAATTCTCTTGCCTTGTCTGGGGCATGTGCGATTAGCGCAGCTGTGTCAAAGGCGTGCGAGGAAACTTCCGATTTAGTAGATGTCGTTAATTCTGGTCTTTATGGTGCAAAAAAAGGCGAAGAAATTGGCATTGATAAATATGGCGAATCGGCTGGTCCTAGCGTTTATAAACGCATTGAACTAGCAATTGAACTTGCCTATTCAAACAAGCCATTAGACGATGTCATCATTGACATTGCCGACACTATTGGAACAGGTCTTCACATCAGCGAAGCTGTGCCTTCGGCGTTTGGCTTTTTCATTGCTTGCCGTGGCCTTGGTTTGCCGACCATTGTAGAAACTATTAATGCTGGATATGACACAGACACTGTTGGCACTATAGCTGGTGCGTTGGCTGGAACATACAGTGGTGTGAGCACTTTTACTACTGAAATGATTGACACGATGGAAAACGTAAACGGTCTAGACATAGTTGGGTTAGCAAAAGATATAACTCAAACTGTTGAGAAAAATTTTGAACAGGCCTAG
- a CDS encoding substrate-binding domain-containing protein, translating into MSLTKKTSIVAILAALLLCCSLFMAGCSSSSSDTKASGNQAKENTTEQTEFNKARANLDEKMKASDVKGNSSDTYGLILSSLGNEFWQTEKDGAVDAAKEFGVTLDVQATDKDTDYTGQLDIMQTMVSKKYKALAVSPLSENNLVNGIADANKAGVKVILNGTLQNEDAMKAANASVDGTMQMDFMKQGTMAGEFAAKKCNNKGNAAIIAGTEGATNSDGRRDGAKNAMEKAGMKVVAVQQCDFDQQKAYDATKSIMQANPDIVAITCGNDDMAMGVIKALDELGKKDNVVVVGNDFTSEAKESIKAGKLDATVAMSPYLGGRACTIAMIRASQGENVGTVTDYIPMNLVSADNVADMEDWK; encoded by the coding sequence GTGAGTTTAACAAAGAAAACATCTATAGTGGCAATTCTTGCAGCATTGCTTTTATGCTGCTCATTGTTCATGGCAGGCTGTTCAAGCAGCAGTTCAGACACTAAAGCTAGTGGAAACCAGGCAAAAGAAAACACAACAGAACAGACTGAATTTAATAAAGCAAGAGCAAATCTTGATGAAAAGATGAAGGCTTCTGACGTTAAGGGCAACAGTTCCGACACATATGGCCTCATACTTTCTTCTCTTGGAAATGAATTCTGGCAGACAGAAAAAGATGGTGCAGTGGACGCAGCTAAAGAATTTGGTGTAACTCTTGACGTTCAGGCTACCGATAAAGACACCGACTACACTGGTCAGCTCGACATTATGCAAACCATGGTTTCAAAGAAATACAAAGCTCTTGCTGTGTCTCCACTTTCAGAGAACAACCTTGTAAACGGAATTGCTGATGCCAACAAAGCTGGTGTGAAAGTTATTCTTAATGGCACACTTCAAAACGAAGATGCTATGAAGGCTGCTAATGCTTCTGTTGATGGCACCATGCAGATGGACTTCATGAAACAAGGAACAATGGCTGGCGAATTTGCTGCAAAGAAATGTAATAACAAGGGCAACGCTGCAATTATCGCAGGCACAGAAGGTGCAACTAACAGTGATGGACGTCGTGATGGTGCTAAAAACGCAATGGAAAAAGCAGGCATGAAAGTTGTTGCTGTTCAGCAGTGCGACTTTGATCAACAAAAGGCATATGATGCAACAAAATCAATCATGCAGGCAAACCCTGACATTGTTGCCATCACATGCGGCAATGACGACATGGCCATGGGTGTTATCAAGGCACTTGATGAGCTTGGGAAGAAAGACAACGTTGTTGTGGTTGGCAACGACTTCACCTCTGAAGCAAAAGAGTCTATTAAAGCAGGCAAACTTGATGCAACTGTAGCAATGTCTCCATATCTTGGTGGCAGAGCTTGCACCATTGCTATGATTCGTGCTTCACAAGGCGAGAATGTTGGAACAGTCACTGACTACATTCCTATGAATCTTGTTAGCGCCGACAATGTTGCCGACATGGAAGACTGGAAATAG
- a CDS encoding amidohydrolase family protein translates to MILTAKYVFPISQKPIEDAGVLVRGDKIVEVDYTTNLIKHYPNEEVKDLGQAAIMPGFVNLHTRLERTLLRGTVADEPYTSWLLKYMNYSSKMSKRDKYDSAHIGCLEAIRSGTTTVADMASTDGTINAVNDSGLRAVVYRDVCSPDKDRVDSVMEHVTRDIHAWQDKANSDLVQVGITPATVFETHPLVYAKASELAAKENLPLQLRLGGSVEELEFVERGTSIFKSSEKHYVRLGYVETPPWLPFGVRPVEYVKNWRAFDADNVSVVHAIHVNDDDVRTLKSHGVGIASCPGSEAQLGMGHAPVSEFLQLGIPVGFGSDTPAASEASGMLREMRIALLLHRANDVHNFLRSSTVLRMGTLGGAKVLHMDDKIGTLEPGKLADITAVDLTQSLQIIELNPISAVINSCSASDIMLTMVGGKILYENGEFTQDVDYDDLFDKVRSTRAKLTEPV, encoded by the coding sequence ATGATTTTAACTGCTAAATATGTGTTTCCAATCTCTCAAAAACCAATCGAGGATGCAGGCGTTCTGGTCCGTGGTGACAAAATTGTTGAGGTTGACTACACCACTAATCTCATCAAGCATTATCCAAACGAAGAAGTGAAAGACTTGGGCCAGGCTGCAATCATGCCTGGTTTTGTGAACCTTCACACACGTCTTGAGCGCACACTTCTCAGAGGCACAGTTGCCGATGAACCATATACTTCATGGCTGTTGAAATACATGAACTATTCCTCTAAGATGTCAAAGCGCGATAAATATGATTCAGCGCACATTGGATGCCTTGAGGCTATTCGTTCAGGCACAACAACAGTTGCTGACATGGCTTCCACAGATGGCACAATTAATGCCGTTAACGATTCAGGCCTTCGTGCAGTTGTTTATCGTGACGTTTGCTCTCCTGACAAAGATCGCGTTGATTCTGTCATGGAACACGTTACTCGTGACATTCACGCTTGGCAAGACAAAGCGAATTCCGACCTTGTGCAGGTTGGAATCACTCCTGCTACTGTTTTTGAAACGCACCCTCTTGTTTACGCGAAGGCTTCAGAACTTGCTGCTAAAGAAAACTTGCCTTTGCAGCTTCGTCTTGGGGGTTCTGTAGAGGAGCTTGAGTTCGTTGAGCGTGGAACTTCAATCTTTAAATCGTCGGAAAAACATTATGTTCGTTTAGGCTATGTCGAGACGCCACCATGGCTTCCTTTTGGTGTTCGTCCTGTAGAATATGTTAAAAATTGGCGAGCATTCGACGCTGACAATGTGAGTGTCGTGCATGCAATTCATGTCAACGATGATGATGTTCGCACACTCAAATCGCACGGTGTTGGCATTGCATCATGTCCTGGAAGTGAAGCTCAACTTGGAATGGGCCATGCGCCTGTTTCCGAATTTTTGCAACTTGGTATTCCGGTGGGATTTGGATCTGACACTCCTGCTGCGTCTGAGGCAAGTGGAATGCTTCGTGAAATGAGAATTGCCCTTCTTCTTCACAGAGCAAACGATGTTCACAACTTCTTAAGATCTTCGACTGTTCTTAGAATGGGAACTCTTGGCGGTGCTAAAGTTTTGCACATGGATGACAAAATTGGCACTTTAGAGCCAGGTAAATTGGCAGACATTACAGCTGTAGACTTGACCCAATCGCTTCAGATTATTGAGCTTAATCCAATATCAGCGGTCATAAATTCTTGTTCGGCTTCCGACATCATGCTCACGATGGTTGGGGGAAAAATCCTCTATGAGAACGGAGAATTTACGCAGGACGTTGACTATGATGATTTGTTCGATAAAGTGCGTTCTACGCGAGCAAAGCTCACTGAGCCAGTCTAG